A section of the Papio anubis isolate 15944 chromosome 2, Panubis1.0, whole genome shotgun sequence genome encodes:
- the EIF1B gene encoding eukaryotic translation initiation factor 1b — translation MSTIQNLQSFDPFADATKGDDLLPAGTEDYIHIRIQQRNGRKTLTTVQGIADDYDKKKLVKAFKKKFACNGTVIEHPEYGEVIQLQGDQRKNICQFLLEVGIVKEEQLKVHGF, via the exons ATGTCCACTATCCAGAACCTCCAATCTTTCG ACCCCTTTGCTGATGCAACTAAGGGTGACGACTTACTCCCGGCAGGGACTGAGGATTACATTCATATAAGAATCCAGCAACGGAACGGCAGAAAGACACTGACTACTGTTCAGGGCATTGCAGATGATTATGACAAAAAGAAACTTGTGAAAGCTTTCAAAAAG AAATTTGCCTGTAATGGTACTGTGATTGAACATCCTGAATACGGAGAGGTTATTCAGCTTCAAGGTGACCAAAGAAAAAACATCTGCCAGTTTCTCTTGGAG gttGGCATTGTCAAGGAGGAACAGCTTAAGGTTCATGGATTCTAA